DNA from Armatimonadota bacterium:
TTTCGGGCAGGTAATTGTAGACAGCGATGGGTATCGACACCTGGTCGTTCTGGGTGAGGGCCACAGGAAGGTCGATGTCCACGAAGAAATCCTGGAAGCACCGCAGTCCCTTCGTTGTGGAGCCCAGCTTGCCCAGGGCGCTGTTGGCGATTGCCGCCAGCCGCCAGGTGGTGATGGAGTCGGCCATGGGGAAGGTCAGCGTGGCCTTCCCGTTCTCGTCGGTGATGAGGGAGGGCTCGAAGTAGAGGGTCTCCGGGAAGTACTCACGCACCCGCACGGGCTTCTCCACGCCGCCCGCGTCACTTGTGGGGACGGCCTCGGCAACCCCGCCCTTTGCGATACCCCCGTCCAGCGCCATCGCCATCCCCGGCATGCCCGCAGCAGGCGCTGCGAAGACAATGTCCCCTCCGAAGCCGCCCCGCAACCGCCACATCTTGCTGCCCTCCACGGCGGCGTCTCGATTCTTGAACCACTGACCGGGCTGGGCGGTGCTCAGGAACAGGTCGTCCAAGGTATCGAACTTGCCGTCCGGCCCTGCGCTGATAACCACCGCGGCTTTCTGCCAGCCGCCTTCTGTGATGATCTCCACCTTCACCGGGTTCTTCCACAGATCCAGCAGTTCATCTGCCTTGACCAGCCCGAGCTTGACAAGTTCCGGCCCGGCATTTGCAGGCTCCTTGAGCTTGCGGTCGCCCAGCTTGCCCAAGGCTTCCGCCAGCTTCTCCAGCTTCGGGCGCATCCCCTCCGCCCAGCTTTCGCGGGCCTTCACCAGGCGGCGATTGAAGGTGCTCTCGAGGATCATCTCGGGCGTGGGCACGTCAGCGCCTGCGAACAGCACCCTTGCTGCCTGCTGAGGGGCGGCTTGCAGTTCGTCCACCGGCTCCTTCGTGATGAGCGTGGGCATCTCGAAGCCGTGGATTTCATACCGGGGCGTCATCAGCTCCTGTTCAAGGTAGAAGAAGACCTTCTCCATTCCCGGCTGAAGCTCTTGCAGGGCGAAGACGCTCTCGTCCACCACGTTGATCCCGAGAGCCGCCGCCACCGGCCTGCCGTTCTCATCCACCACCGAGAAAGCCAGCTTCGCCTCCTGTCCGGGCACGTAGCTGTCGCGGTCGGGCTCGACGCCGATCTGCAGGTCGCCTGCGGGCTGCACGAACACCGGGCGGGTGTCCCGGATGATCTGCCCATCGCCGGAGATTCGATACGCGCTCACATAGCAGGTCCCGCTGAGCTCAGGCGACAGGCGCATGGAGACCTGGGCTCGGCCGTCGCGGATTTCTCCGGCGTAGGTCAGCATGGTCTGCCGGTCCTTCACGAGGTCGAAGTACACGGTTCCTGTTGCCGCCCCGCACAGAGCCGTGGCATTGAGCGGGTCGCCCACACTGGCCAGCGGCCTGTCCACCCGAAGCAGCAGGTTCTCCGCGCCACCCGGGCGAGTGGGCAACTCGATGGTGCGCTTCGCCAGGGTGCCGTCAGCCAGACGGCCCGCGACCTCGATCACAACCGGCATGGCAGGCGGGGCATCGGGCTCATCCATGCCCCACCTCTGCATCATCCCCGCGGGGGCCTTCGGCATCTCTGGGATCAGGTCCGCAGGAACCGCGAGGGTGATTTCCGCAATGCCCAGCGCGTCGGTCCCGTAGTCCGTCTGATTCAGAGGAATGGTCTTGTCGCCGCATCTCGCGCTGAGCACCCGGATGGTGCCTTCAACCGGCTCCCCGGTGGGGCGCGAGGTGAGCACGTAGACGATGTTGTCTACACCCGCAACGATGGTCCCCGCTTCGGGTACCGCATTGATGTTCAGGTGCCCCGCCGCCACGGTGGAGGTGTGGATGACCTTCTCCGCATGCTCGGCCTGGTCGGTGACCTGCACATCAAGCTCCAGGAACGCCTGGCCATGCTCCAGCGGCTGGCCCACGAAATGTGTGGGCAGGCGGGTCTCGAACTCGAAGGTCCCGTTCTCGTCGGTCTTGCCCTCAACGCGGCCCACTTCGGTGAATTCCACGTCGAAAGTCTTCACACTCAAGGCCACCCGGCCGCCACTCACGGGCTTGCCGAAGAAGTAGTCCGCCTGCACCTTCCCCGTCACCGTGTCGCCCGGCAGGTAGTACTGTCGGTCGGTGGATACAGTGACCTTGAACTTCGGCAGCACGTACTTCTTCACCGTGACGGTCTTGGTCGCCTCATCTTCGCCAAGGATCGCGCGAATACTGAAGGCGCCCATGTTCACCTGGTCGGCAAGCTGGAAGTCCGCCGAACAGATGCCGAAATCATTGGTCTTTTCGGTCTTCTTGAAAACCTTGTTGCCCTTGGCATCGGACACTTCCAGAGTCATGTCCCGGCCCGCCGCCGCGCTGAGACCCGGCCTGCGCAGGGCAAGCGCGCGCAGGTGGATCACTTGCCCGGGCTGGTAGATGGGTTTGTCTGTATTCAGCAGGATCTGGCAGGACCGCTTGAGCCGGATCGTCTGCTCCGTGCTGTCCTGCATGCCCCGAGCGCGGGCCGAGACCTTGAGAGTGTAGTCGCCGGGTTCCAGGTCCGGGACATCGAAGGTCGCGTTCAGCGTACCCAATGCATTTGTCTTTCCGGCGTACAGGCGCCGAGAGGTGCCTTCCGCGTCAGCCAGTGCGATCTCCACATCCGCGCCCCGAACCGGCTCTTGCTCGCGGTAATCATTGACCACGACGCGCACCGCCCCGGTGCTCCCGCCCAGCCACTCCCGCGCCGCCACCAGTTCAATGCCGATTGGGCTGAGCGGGTCGTCCTGTCCAACAGCCGTGTGCCCCTGCCACACGGTGACCACCGTCCCCAGAAACAAGGTGAGTACCGTCCAGTGAGTCAGTCTGTACCGGCGAATGCTGGCGATCATGGTACGCCCTCCATTGGACGACTGAACTTGCGAACCGTCCCGATTGCACGCCGGTTAGACCCTGCTGTCACACCCAGTGTTCCCCGGAGGAATCATCGGCCTGCAACGGGAAAGCAGGGATGGAAAGGTGAACCGTCGCAGGCCGCTCCACTAAGCGGTCTCTTGGCGAACTACACCGCGGATTCCTGCCGCCGGAGGTCTACCCAATGAAAGCAGCGCTCTTCACGGCACCCTTCGAGATCGAGGTGCGTGAGGTACCCGACCCGGTGATCGCGTCCCACGAGGTGCTGATCCAGGTGGCGGCATGCGGCATTTGCGGTACCGACTTGAAGATCGAATCCGGCGGTTACGATGCCCTCTACCCCGTGATCGCCGGGCACGAACTCAGCGGTACCCTTCTTGAGGTCGGCGCGGATGTGACACATCTCAAAGCCGGCGATCCCGTAGCTGTCAACCCGAACAATCCCTGCCGGCGCTGCCGCTATTGCTACCGGGGCCTTTTCCACCTGTGCACCAGCCCCACCGCCTGCGGCGTCACGTATGACGGCGGCTTCGCGCAACTGTGCAAGGTCTCCGCTCAGCTTGCGTTGCCGGTCTCTGATGCCCTGCCACTCAACCTGTGGGCCATGATGGAGCCGGTGTCCTGCTGCCTGCACGGGATCGACGTGGCCGAGATACGCCCCGGCGACAGCGTGGTTATTCTTGGAGCGGGAAGCATCGGCAACATTCTCGCTCAACTGGCCCGCAACAGCGGTGCGGCCCGGGTCATCGTGAGCGAGCCGCGTGAGGAGAAGCGCGAACTGGCCCTTGCACTGGCGGCCGATGACGCGCTGGACCCGGTGGCTCTCGGGGATGGCCTGACCGAAGCGGTCCATGATCTCACTGGAGGGGGCGCGGACGTGGTCATCGAGGCGGCGGGCATTCCGGCGACCGCGCTGTCCGCGATTCCACTGGCCCGGCGCGGGGGCACCATCCTCTTCTTCGGCGTCTGCCCGCAGGACCTGGAAGTACCGGTGCAGCCGTACAGCATTTTCCACCACGAACTGAACATCAGGGGCGCGTACACTAACCCGCTCACCGACACCCGGGCGATTGCTCTCCTCGAATCGCGCCGTGTGCAGGTGGCACCACTCATCAGCCACCAGTACACGCTTGACGAGGTCGCCGAGGGCCTGAAAGCCGTGCGCGCCGGGGAGACAGTGAAGGCGCAGGTGATCCCGTGACCGTCCAGCCTCCTGCTGCACCCATGACCCACCGGGAGCGCATGCTGGCCGCATTCCGGCGCGAACCGGTAGATCGCATCCCCTGGGTGCCCCGTCTGGACCTGTGGTTCAAGTCAAACCGTACCCGGGGCACGCTGCCGACCGAATGGCGCGACGCCACCCTGCGAGACATCGTGCGCGATCTTGGCGTGGGATGCCACGCGGCGATCCCTGATTTTCTGGACACCGAACACCCGGAGGAGGCGTGTGACCGGGTCCTGGGGCTGGACCACGTGCCCAACCAGCCATACCGCCTGCGGTTCCGACGGACGCGGCGCCAGGTGATCCACGAGGGCGAGAAGATCCGGATCATCTACAACACCCCGGCGGGAGAGCTTTCCGGCGTGCTGCTCTACACTGACCAGATGCGGCGCGACGGCGTGACGCTCATGCACGTTCACGAGCGGGTGGTCAAATCGCTCGACGACTATCGGGTGCTGGCGGCACTGTTCGAGGATATCGAGATCGAGCCTGACCAGTCGCGATACCAGCGATTCCGCGCAAGCATCGGCGACGACGGAATTGCCGTTGCATTCGGTAACGTTGCTGCCTCGCCGGTGCACCATCTGCTGAAGGAACTCGTGCCGTATGACCGCTTCTACTACGACCTCCATGACCGCCCCGACCTGATTCTCGACTGCGCCAAGGCGATGGAGCCCTGCTTCGACGCCGCTTTGAATGCCTGTTGCATGAGTGATGCGGATCTGGTGATGTTCGGCGCAAACTACGACGTGAGCATGACGCCGCCGTGGCTGTTCGAAGAGCACATACTGCCACAGTTGAAACGCTGGTCCGACTCACTGCACGCCCACGGGAAGCTCCTGGCAACTCATACGGACGGGGAGAACGACGGCCTGTGCCACCTCTACCGGCAGG
Protein-coding regions in this window:
- a CDS encoding zinc-dependent alcohol dehydrogenase family protein, with the translated sequence MKAALFTAPFEIEVREVPDPVIASHEVLIQVAACGICGTDLKIESGGYDALYPVIAGHELSGTLLEVGADVTHLKAGDPVAVNPNNPCRRCRYCYRGLFHLCTSPTACGVTYDGGFAQLCKVSAQLALPVSDALPLNLWAMMEPVSCCLHGIDVAEIRPGDSVVILGAGSIGNILAQLARNSGAARVIVSEPREEKRELALALAADDALDPVALGDGLTEAVHDLTGGGADVVIEAAGIPATALSAIPLARRGGTILFFGVCPQDLEVPVQPYSIFHHELNIRGAYTNPLTDTRAIALLESRRVQVAPLISHQYTLDEVAEGLKAVRAGETVKAQVIP